One Streptomyces sp. NBC_00554 DNA segment encodes these proteins:
- a CDS encoding response regulator transcription factor: MTGGTSGGTTSGTAGNTIRVLIADDQVMVREGFSVLLGAMPDIEVVGEAVNGREAVERVRELAPDVVLMDIRMPEMNGIEATREIVAANGAAKVLVLTTFDLDEYVYQALRAGASGFLLKDASARQLADGVRVVAAGEALLAPSVTRRLITEFSKLADEPRLSATAQAAYGDLTDRETEVLVLIAQGLSNAEIATRLFVAESTIKTHVSRILVKLGLRDRTQAAVFAYEARLVTPR; this comes from the coding sequence ATGACGGGCGGCACCAGCGGCGGAACCACCAGCGGTACCGCCGGCAACACCATCCGCGTACTGATAGCCGATGACCAGGTGATGGTCCGCGAGGGCTTCTCCGTGCTGCTCGGCGCGATGCCGGACATCGAGGTGGTCGGCGAGGCGGTCAACGGTCGGGAGGCCGTCGAGCGGGTCCGTGAGCTGGCCCCGGACGTCGTGCTGATGGACATCCGGATGCCGGAGATGAACGGGATCGAGGCGACCCGGGAGATCGTCGCGGCGAACGGCGCCGCGAAGGTGCTGGTCCTGACGACGTTCGACCTCGACGAGTACGTGTACCAGGCGCTGCGGGCGGGAGCCTCCGGCTTCCTCCTCAAGGACGCCTCGGCGCGTCAGCTCGCCGACGGGGTGAGGGTGGTGGCGGCCGGGGAGGCGCTGCTCGCCCCCTCGGTCACCAGGCGGTTGATCACCGAGTTCTCCAAGCTCGCGGACGAGCCACGGCTCTCGGCCACGGCACAGGCGGCGTACGGCGACCTCACCGACCGGGAGACCGAGGTGCTGGTCCTCATCGCGCAGGGCCTGTCGAACGCGGAGATCGCGACCCGGCTGTTCGTCGCCGAGTCCACGATCAAGACCCATGTGAGCCGGATCCTGGTGAAGCTGGGCCTGCGGGACCGTACGCAGGCGGCGGTGTTCGCGTACGAGGCACGGCTGGTCACGCCCAGGTGA
- a CDS encoding sensor histidine kinase codes for MTETTQTQMTPPGGAKPRSPEFRLAADALRGLRQDLFHDAFAYRPLPRMRVDGPLTRRLPEGIQKYAAWTPHAVVAVAGLFAMAIANADSSGTNSISTLVFTLLALLPVLLTLVRPVGAFWFSFVATPVVGIIGDSWTDWPWSPGSFATHLVVLTIVALRTRPRTAAWMWTLTALYGIVAETFFHGGYYSTNTVPLLFVSAVALLVVTVLQVRREAEQEVTAHQSETAHERSRRTLLEERTTIARELHDVVAHHMSVVAIQAEAAPYRVENPPPELEQAFITIRENAVAALTELRRVLGVVRAEDYEAPDAPQPTLADLDALLANVRDAGLTVDKAVTGAVRELPQGVELSAYRIVQEALSNALRHAPGAPARVEIGYVLGGLGLRIVNGPAPTTSLTKSTHGAGHGITGMRERVTMLDGEMTAGGTDDGGYEVAVFLPVPAAAEETG; via the coding sequence GTGACCGAGACGACCCAGACGCAGATGACGCCGCCGGGCGGGGCAAAGCCGCGCAGCCCGGAGTTCCGGCTGGCCGCGGACGCCCTGCGCGGGCTCCGGCAGGACCTGTTCCACGACGCCTTCGCCTACCGTCCGCTGCCGCGGATGCGGGTGGACGGCCCACTCACCCGGCGGCTGCCCGAGGGCATACAGAAGTACGCGGCCTGGACACCGCACGCCGTGGTGGCGGTGGCCGGACTCTTCGCGATGGCCATCGCGAACGCGGACAGCAGCGGCACCAACAGCATCAGCACGCTGGTGTTCACCCTCCTCGCCCTGCTCCCGGTCCTGCTGACGCTGGTCCGGCCGGTCGGTGCCTTCTGGTTCTCCTTCGTGGCGACTCCGGTGGTCGGCATCATCGGCGACAGCTGGACCGACTGGCCGTGGTCGCCGGGCAGCTTCGCCACCCACCTGGTGGTGCTGACGATCGTGGCGCTCCGGACCAGGCCGCGCACCGCCGCGTGGATGTGGACGCTGACCGCGTTGTACGGGATCGTCGCCGAGACCTTCTTCCACGGGGGGTACTACAGCACCAACACCGTGCCGCTGCTCTTCGTCTCCGCCGTGGCTCTCCTGGTCGTCACCGTCCTCCAGGTGCGCCGGGAGGCGGAGCAGGAGGTGACCGCCCACCAGTCGGAGACGGCGCACGAGCGCTCCAGGCGCACTCTTCTCGAAGAGCGCACGACGATCGCCCGCGAGCTGCACGACGTGGTCGCCCACCACATGTCGGTGGTCGCCATCCAGGCCGAGGCCGCCCCCTACCGCGTGGAGAATCCGCCGCCGGAGCTGGAGCAGGCCTTCATCACGATCCGGGAGAACGCGGTGGCGGCGCTGACCGAACTGCGCCGCGTGCTCGGTGTCGTACGGGCGGAGGACTACGAGGCGCCGGACGCCCCGCAGCCCACCCTCGCCGACCTCGACGCGCTCCTGGCCAATGTGCGCGACGCGGGCCTGACCGTCGACAAGGCGGTCACCGGAGCGGTGCGCGAGCTCCCGCAAGGTGTCGAGCTGTCGGCGTACCGCATAGTCCAGGAGGCCCTCAGCAACGCCCTGCGGCACGCGCCGGGTGCGCCGGCCCGCGTCGAGATCGGCTACGTCCTCGGCGGGCTCGGCCTGCGCATAGTCAACGGCCCCGCGCCGACGACGAGCCTGACGAAGTCCACGCACGGCGCGGGGCACGGCATCACCGGCATGCGCGAGCGCGTCACGATGCTGGACGGCGAGATGACGGCGGGCGGTACGGACGACGGGGGATACGAGGTGGCGGTGTTCCTGCCGGTGCCCGCGGCGGCGGAGGAGACAGGATGA
- a CDS encoding response regulator, producing MTSGTIRVLIADDQQMVRQGFTVLLNTQPDIEVVGQAVDGMDAIVQVAELTPDVVLMDIRMPELSGIDATRRITEATPQIKVLVLTTFDLDEYVYDALRAGASGFLLKDASADQLAEAVRVVAAGDALLAPGITRRLIAEFSRLDSTPRSPLKQRVGELTERETEVLAHIAQGLSNSEIAERLVVAEQTVKTHVGRILVKLGLRDRTQAAVFAYESGLVRPSGY from the coding sequence ATGACGAGCGGCACCATCCGCGTACTGATCGCCGACGACCAGCAGATGGTCCGGCAGGGCTTCACCGTGCTGCTCAACACCCAGCCCGACATCGAGGTGGTCGGCCAGGCGGTCGACGGCATGGACGCGATCGTGCAGGTCGCCGAACTCACCCCGGACGTCGTCCTGATGGACATCCGCATGCCCGAGCTCAGCGGTATCGACGCCACCAGACGCATCACCGAGGCCACCCCTCAGATCAAGGTGCTGGTGCTCACCACCTTCGACCTCGACGAGTACGTGTACGACGCGCTGCGCGCCGGCGCCTCCGGGTTCCTGCTCAAGGACGCGTCCGCGGACCAGCTCGCCGAGGCGGTACGAGTGGTCGCGGCGGGCGATGCCCTGCTCGCGCCCGGGATCACCCGCCGTCTCATCGCCGAGTTCTCCCGGCTCGACTCCACACCCCGCTCCCCCCTCAAACAGCGGGTGGGCGAGCTGACCGAGCGCGAGACGGAGGTCCTCGCCCACATCGCCCAAGGCCTGTCGAACTCGGAGATCGCCGAGCGCCTCGTCGTCGCCGAACAGACCGTGAAGACCCACGTGGGCCGCATCCTGGTGAAACTCGGCCTGCGCGACCGCACCCAGGCGGCCGTCTTCGCCTACGAGTCAGGACTGGTCCGCCCGTCCGGCTACTGA
- a CDS encoding sensor histidine kinase — protein MPLPPLSRPRWLRRFPHVVVIVIAVVATVANTEQMTMVSGVSTELGLLTALAQGIGVVLVLWRPVPAWWLSLVATFVAAEAARPGLTSNSPIGHVDGAIPWPWGGPGIVAHAIVLFLLALRVPTRVAIEALALTALLTYVFQGLLGAVSYSSTGVLAIIVFAAVVLLGTALRGRREARNQLVEQASLTAEERARRTLLEERSRIARELHDVVAHHMSVISIQAQVAPHLVENPSKELRENLEGIRQNALEALTELRRVLGVLRSENPEDPYGLGAGTGATPDSPQPTLDRLDALVENTRTAGLVVTTEITGEQLPLSPGVELSAYRIIQEALSNALRHAPGSIVRVELCHFPRGLQIRVINSRPERPAPPSPGAGHGLLGMRERAAMLGGTLVTSETSHGGFVVAAFLPRGDASDPDASDPDGSADDNSTGTTAIAKPAGTKAIANSTSSTGSTSSTGSTSSTGYTGFAGEENP, from the coding sequence ATGCCCTTGCCGCCGTTGTCGCGGCCCCGGTGGCTGCGGAGGTTCCCGCATGTCGTGGTCATCGTGATCGCGGTCGTCGCGACCGTTGCCAACACGGAGCAGATGACCATGGTCTCCGGCGTGAGCACGGAGTTGGGTCTGCTGACCGCGCTGGCCCAGGGCATCGGCGTGGTGCTCGTGCTGTGGCGGCCCGTTCCGGCCTGGTGGCTCTCGCTGGTCGCCACGTTCGTGGCCGCCGAGGCCGCACGCCCCGGCCTGACCTCGAACTCACCGATCGGCCATGTCGACGGCGCAATCCCCTGGCCGTGGGGCGGTCCGGGCATCGTCGCGCACGCGATCGTGCTGTTCCTGCTGGCTCTGCGGGTCCCCACCCGGGTGGCCATAGAGGCACTGGCCCTCACCGCGTTGCTGACGTACGTCTTCCAGGGGCTCCTCGGCGCCGTGTCGTACTCCTCGACGGGTGTGCTGGCGATCATCGTCTTCGCTGCCGTCGTCCTCCTCGGTACCGCCCTGCGCGGCCGCCGCGAGGCCCGCAACCAGCTCGTCGAGCAGGCCTCGCTGACCGCGGAGGAGCGGGCCCGCCGCACGCTGTTGGAGGAGCGCAGCCGTATCGCGCGCGAGCTGCACGACGTGGTCGCCCACCACATGTCGGTGATCTCCATCCAGGCCCAGGTCGCGCCGCACCTCGTCGAGAACCCGTCGAAGGAGCTGCGGGAGAACCTGGAGGGCATCAGACAGAACGCCCTGGAGGCACTCACCGAGCTGCGCCGCGTTCTTGGCGTCCTGCGCTCGGAGAATCCGGAGGACCCGTACGGGCTCGGGGCCGGCACCGGCGCCACCCCCGACTCCCCGCAGCCCACGCTCGACCGCCTCGACGCCCTCGTCGAGAACACCCGCACCGCCGGACTGGTTGTGACCACCGAGATCACCGGCGAACAGCTTCCCCTCTCGCCCGGTGTGGAGCTGTCCGCGTACCGGATCATCCAGGAGGCACTCAGCAACGCCCTGCGGCACGCGCCCGGTTCGATCGTCCGCGTCGAGCTCTGTCACTTCCCCCGTGGCCTCCAGATACGGGTCATCAACTCCAGACCCGAGCGCCCGGCCCCGCCGTCACCGGGCGCGGGCCACGGTCTGCTCGGCATGCGGGAGCGCGCCGCGATGCTCGGCGGCACCCTCGTGACCTCGGAGACCTCGCACGGCGGCTTCGTTGTGGCGGCCTTCCTGCCCCGCGGCGACGCCTCTGACCCCGACGCCTCGGACCCCGACGGCTCAGCGGATGACAACTCCACAGGCACCACGGCCATCGCGAAGCCCGCAGGCACCAAGGCCATCGCGAACTCCACAAGCTCCACTGGCTCCACAAGCTCCACTGGCTCCACAAGCTCCACTGGCTACACAGGCTTCGCAGGAGAAGAGAACCCATGA
- a CDS encoding acyltransferase, whose translation MPGTAKPRTAKPGSVIRAAAQGIRSGARRIDEATPAARDRAVDALRALAILGVVLGHWLVTALVADGGALRVASPLQHMPWLAPISWVFQTLAVFFLVGGHVATKGYASARARGTTYGQWLRTRLARLFKPVAAVLALWTVAAVCLLASGTGFETVHALVKLALSPLWFLLIFAGLTAATPLLTRMNPLWPLAVVLHVDLIRFGFGGPSWLGWVNVAAGWLVPYTLGAAWTRGELDSRRAGWVLFGCGAAATAVLVAWAGYPASMVGVPGAAVSNLNPPSLAVVTFGLAQCGLALLLRGPLRRWMRRPAAWAAVALANLSAMTIFLWHQTSLMAVTALGLLAGRLPGLHTVPDDLGWVAARLAWLPVFALALSVCWSAFRTHEQGPRRRTGRPSRVVRVHRRPDPAGVKAAPRA comes from the coding sequence ATGCCCGGAACAGCCAAGCCCCGAACAGCCAAGCCCGGCAGCGTCATACGGGCGGCGGCACAAGGCATAAGGAGCGGCGCCCGTCGTATCGACGAGGCGACCCCCGCGGCGCGGGATCGCGCCGTCGACGCCCTGCGCGCCCTCGCGATCCTCGGTGTCGTACTCGGCCACTGGCTGGTGACGGCCCTGGTCGCGGACGGCGGCGCGCTGCGCGTGGCGAGCCCGTTGCAGCACATGCCCTGGCTGGCTCCCATCTCCTGGGTCTTCCAGACGCTCGCCGTGTTCTTCCTGGTGGGCGGCCATGTGGCCACCAAGGGCTACGCGTCGGCGCGGGCACGCGGCACGACGTACGGGCAGTGGCTGCGAACCCGCCTGGCCCGCCTCTTCAAACCGGTGGCGGCGGTGCTGGCCCTCTGGACGGTGGCCGCGGTCTGTCTGCTTGCGTCGGGTACGGGCTTCGAGACGGTCCACGCGCTGGTGAAGCTGGCGCTGTCCCCGCTCTGGTTTCTCCTGATCTTCGCGGGACTGACCGCGGCGACACCCCTGTTGACGCGGATGAACCCGCTGTGGCCGCTGGCCGTCGTTCTCCATGTGGATCTCATTCGCTTCGGATTCGGCGGCCCGTCCTGGCTCGGCTGGGTGAACGTCGCGGCGGGCTGGCTGGTGCCGTACACGCTGGGTGCGGCCTGGACGCGCGGTGAGCTGGACAGTCGTCGCGCGGGCTGGGTGCTGTTCGGCTGCGGGGCGGCCGCGACCGCGGTGCTGGTGGCGTGGGCGGGCTATCCGGCGTCGATGGTCGGCGTCCCGGGCGCGGCGGTCTCCAACCTGAACCCGCCGTCGCTGGCCGTCGTCACCTTCGGGCTGGCCCAGTGCGGTCTCGCCCTGCTGCTGCGCGGGCCGCTCCGCCGCTGGATGAGGCGCCCCGCGGCCTGGGCGGCGGTGGCACTCGCCAATCTCTCCGCGATGACGATATTTCTGTGGCACCAGACGTCCTTGATGGCGGTCACCGCCCTGGGCCTACTGGCGGGCCGGCTCCCCGGCCTGCACACCGTCCCCGACGACCTCGGCTGGGTGGCGGCACGTCTCGCCTGGCTGCCCGTCTTCGCTCTCGCCCTCTCCGTCTGCTGGTCCGCCTTTCGCACCCATGAACAGGGCCCCCGCCGCCGCACCGGCCGGCCCTCCCGAGTCGTCCGCGTCCACCGCCGTCCTGACCCCGCCGGAGTGAAGGCGGCGCCCCGTGCCTAG
- a CDS encoding alpha/beta hydrolase yields MAAEPTPGGRAGRVVRRLRRTLLAVLVTGAVVVPVAAAAARPRIPAPAPATLAPVTVSTLDEAYAANGANAAEAARMAADRGDSTRAAADRAMADSSRHFLSFDGRGPGQAVEVFGDLAEADRVAILVPGSDTNLETYDRFRAGALSLHERLGPRTAVVAWLGYEAPRTVSTTVLTTDRADDAAPRLKGFIRELRGVVGEKAPVSLLCHSYGTVVCGRAAQDLDVDDIVLVGSPGTGADSVGALHTSARVWAARGADDWIAGVPHTRADLFGTTVGFGPDPVSPDFGAHVFAAGGVGHSDYFTPGSVSLDNLARIVLGDTSEVTRA; encoded by the coding sequence ATGGCCGCGGAGCCGACGCCGGGTGGGCGTGCCGGACGCGTGGTCCGGCGGCTGCGCCGCACCCTGCTCGCCGTACTGGTCACGGGCGCTGTCGTCGTCCCCGTGGCCGCCGCGGCCGCTCGGCCCCGGATCCCCGCCCCGGCGCCCGCGACGCTCGCCCCCGTGACGGTATCGACGCTGGACGAGGCGTACGCGGCCAACGGTGCGAACGCCGCGGAGGCGGCCCGTATGGCCGCGGACCGCGGCGACAGCACCCGCGCCGCCGCCGACCGGGCCATGGCCGACTCCTCCCGCCACTTCCTCTCCTTCGACGGCCGAGGCCCGGGCCAGGCCGTCGAGGTGTTCGGCGACCTCGCCGAAGCCGACCGCGTCGCGATCCTGGTCCCCGGCTCCGACACCAACCTGGAGACGTACGACCGGTTCCGCGCCGGCGCCCTCTCCCTGCACGAGCGCCTCGGCCCGCGTACGGCCGTCGTCGCCTGGCTCGGCTATGAGGCTCCCCGCACGGTGAGCACCACAGTGCTGACCACGGACCGGGCCGACGACGCGGCCCCGCGCCTGAAGGGGTTCATACGCGAACTGCGGGGCGTCGTCGGCGAGAAGGCGCCCGTCTCCCTGCTCTGCCACTCCTACGGCACGGTGGTCTGCGGACGTGCGGCGCAGGACCTGGACGTGGACGACATCGTGCTCGTCGGCAGCCCGGGCACCGGCGCGGACTCGGTCGGGGCACTGCACACATCCGCCCGTGTCTGGGCGGCCCGCGGCGCCGACGACTGGATAGCGGGCGTCCCGCACACCCGCGCCGACCTCTTCGGCACGACCGTCGGCTTCGGCCCCGACCCGGTCTCCCCGGACTTCGGCGCCCATGTCTTCGCGGCGGGCGGTGTCGGCCACAGCGACTACTTCACACCGGGCTCGGTGTCCCTGGACAACCTCGCCCGCATCGTCCTCGGCGACACCTCGGAGGTAACCCGTGCGTGA
- a CDS encoding alpha/beta hydrolase, translating into MQDDAAARDEAAARDGAMARDDAEEASAFSHPPVDPDVTVAYGDHPDQVIDFYAPREPDPAVLAPLVVVLHGGAWRAPYDRRHITPFADFLARRGFAVANVEYRRGAAIPAQGGDGPVAGRWPDTFDDVAAALDALPALVREKLPSADPRRMVVTGHSAGGHLALWASARHLLPADAPWRTDRPAPLRGVVALAPIADFRVAEKLDVCGGAARQLLGGEGKFADRLPYADPAHLLPTGIATTLVQGRTDIVVPQAVAEAYADAAAKAGEVVGLTLLEDVGHFPLIDPAADACAVVAEEIAQLAW; encoded by the coding sequence ATGCAGGACGACGCCGCAGCTCGGGACGAAGCCGCAGCTCGGGACGGAGCGATGGCACGGGACGACGCCGAGGAGGCGTCCGCCTTCTCGCACCCGCCCGTCGACCCCGACGTCACCGTCGCGTACGGCGACCACCCCGACCAGGTGATCGACTTCTACGCCCCGCGCGAGCCCGACCCCGCCGTCCTCGCCCCCCTCGTGGTCGTCCTGCACGGTGGCGCCTGGCGCGCCCCGTACGACCGCCGTCACATCACGCCGTTCGCGGACTTCCTGGCCCGCCGCGGTTTCGCCGTGGCCAACGTCGAGTACCGCCGGGGCGCCGCGATCCCCGCGCAGGGCGGCGACGGCCCGGTCGCAGGCCGCTGGCCGGACACCTTCGACGACGTCGCGGCCGCGCTCGACGCCCTGCCCGCGCTCGTACGGGAGAAGCTCCCGTCGGCCGACCCCCGCCGCATGGTGGTCACCGGCCACTCGGCGGGCGGCCATCTCGCCCTGTGGGCCTCCGCGCGCCACCTCCTGCCCGCCGACGCGCCCTGGCGCACGGACCGTCCGGCGCCCCTGCGCGGTGTCGTCGCCCTTGCCCCGATCGCGGACTTCCGGGTCGCCGAGAAGCTGGACGTGTGCGGCGGGGCCGCTCGCCAACTCCTCGGCGGGGAAGGCAAGTTCGCGGACCGCCTGCCGTACGCCGACCCGGCGCACCTCCTCCCCACCGGCATCGCAACGACCCTCGTACAGGGCCGTACCGACATCGTCGTCCCGCAGGCGGTCGCGGAGGCGTACGCCGACGCGGCGGCGAAGGCGGGCGAGGTGGTCGGCCTGACGCTCCTGGAGGACGTCGGCCACTTCCCGCTGATCGACCCGGCGGCGGATGCGTGCGCGGTGGTGGCCGAGGAGATCGCCCAGCTGGCCTGGTGA
- a CDS encoding TetR/AcrR family transcriptional regulator: MSAEPGTVRPGGRTARVRAAVLRAAGDVLAEQGFAHLDLADVARRAEVGKTTVYRRWGSVTGLVADLLSDMAEQSLPRVETGSVLGDLRANAALVRRTLADARQGALFRAVIAAAAGDVRTGEALRRFYDVRVAEWAPCVEQGVVRGELPVGTDAATVVRAVSAPLYYSLLTGGVAPGDDDAERAASAAFAAAVAGVYVVGPR, translated from the coding sequence ATGTCCGCCGAGCCCGGCACCGTACGCCCCGGGGGACGCACCGCCCGTGTCCGTGCGGCTGTGCTCCGCGCCGCCGGGGACGTGCTCGCCGAGCAGGGGTTCGCGCATCTCGATCTCGCCGATGTGGCGCGGCGGGCCGAGGTGGGGAAGACCACCGTGTACCGGCGGTGGGGGTCCGTGACCGGGCTGGTCGCCGATCTGCTGAGCGACATGGCGGAGCAGTCGCTGCCGCGGGTGGAGACCGGGTCGGTGTTGGGGGATCTGCGTGCCAATGCCGCGTTGGTGCGGCGGACGCTTGCCGATGCTCGGCAGGGGGCGTTGTTCCGGGCGGTCATTGCTGCGGCGGCGGGGGATGTGCGTACGGGGGAGGCGTTGCGGCGGTTCTATGACGTGCGGGTTGCGGAGTGGGCGCCTTGTGTCGAGCAGGGGGTTGTGCGGGGGGAGTTGCCGGTGGGGACCGACGCGGCGACGGTCGTACGTGCGGTGTCGGCGCCCCTCTATTACTCCTTGCTCACCGGCGGGGTGGCGCCGGGGGACGACGATGCCGAGCGGGCTGCGTCGGCCGCGTTCGCTGCGGCGGTGGCCGGAGTGTACGTCGTCGGCCCCCGGTGA
- the kynU gene encoding kynureninase, whose product MSELSELSQLRRRAAELDSTDELAGLRERFVLDDVVYLDGNSLGALPANVPGRVDDVVRRQWGELRIRSWDESGWWTAPERIGDRIAPLVGAAPGQIVVGDSTSVNVFKAVVGAVRLAGEGRDEILVDATTFPTDGYIAQSAARLTGCELRPLDPADVPAALGPRTAAVLLNHVDYRTGRLHDLPSLTSAIHAAGALAVWDLCHSAGALPVDLDAHGVDLAVGCTYKYLNGGPGSPAYLYVRNELQDRFDSPLPGWNSHTDPFGMSPAYEPAQGALRGRVGTPDILSMLALEAALEVWDGISIDSVRTKSLALTDFFLECVSAYVPEGRVESVTPSAHTERGSQVALRCPDAGEVMKKLIERDVVGDFRHPDVLRFGFTPLYVGFADVERAARVLGEEIVL is encoded by the coding sequence ATGTCTGAGCTGTCTGAGCTGTCCCAGCTGCGCCGCAGGGCCGCGGAGCTGGACTCGACCGACGAACTGGCCGGACTGCGCGAGCGGTTCGTCCTCGACGACGTGGTGTACCTGGACGGGAACTCGCTCGGCGCGCTGCCCGCGAACGTACCCGGCCGGGTCGACGATGTCGTACGCCGTCAGTGGGGCGAGCTGCGGATCCGGTCCTGGGACGAGAGCGGCTGGTGGACGGCGCCGGAGCGGATCGGCGACCGGATCGCGCCGCTGGTCGGCGCGGCGCCCGGCCAGATAGTGGTGGGCGACTCCACAAGTGTCAACGTCTTCAAGGCGGTTGTGGGTGCCGTGCGGCTGGCCGGGGAAGGCCGGGACGAGATCCTGGTCGACGCGACGACGTTCCCCACGGACGGCTACATCGCACAGTCGGCGGCCCGCCTGACCGGCTGCGAACTGCGGCCGCTGGACCCCGCGGACGTGCCCGCTGCCCTCGGCCCCCGCACGGCGGCGGTCCTGCTGAACCACGTCGACTACCGCACCGGCCGCCTGCACGACCTCCCGTCCCTGACCTCCGCGATCCACGCCGCCGGCGCTCTCGCGGTCTGGGACCTGTGCCACAGCGCGGGCGCCCTGCCGGTGGACCTGGACGCCCACGGTGTCGACCTGGCGGTCGGCTGCACCTACAAGTACCTGAACGGCGGCCCGGGTTCACCGGCGTACCTCTACGTACGCAACGAACTCCAGGACCGCTTCGACTCCCCGCTCCCCGGCTGGAACTCCCACACGGACCCCTTCGGCATGAGCCCCGCCTACGAACCCGCGCAGGGCGCCCTGCGCGGCCGGGTGGGCACACCGGACATCCTCTCGATGCTCGCCCTGGAAGCGGCCCTCGAGGTGTGGGACGGCATCTCCATCGACTCCGTCCGCACCAAGTCCCTCGCCCTCACGGACTTCTTCCTGGAATGCGTCTCGGCATACGTCCCCGAGGGCCGCGTGGAGTCCGTAACACCCTCCGCCCACACGGAGCGCGGAAGCCAGGTGGCCCTACGCTGCCCGGACGCCGGCGAGGTCATGAAGAAACTGATCGAGCGCGACGTGGTCGGCGATTTCCGCCACCCGGACGTCCTGCGCTTCGGCTTCACTCCGTTGTACGTCGGTTTCGCGGATGTGGAACGGGCGGCGAGGGTGCTGGGGGAGGAGATCGTTCTGTAG
- a CDS encoding tryptophan 2,3-dioxygenase family protein translates to MSSQQAQPAEAQEPETPHLDFQGTTPYEDYVQADVLTHLQHTRSDDPGEMVFLVTTQVMELWFTVIVHEWETAANALREDRVPVAVAALKRSVRELEALNASWRPLAGLTPAQFNSYRGALGEGSGFQSAMYRRMEFLLGEKSASMLVPHRGAPRVHAELEKALHEPSLYDEVLRLLSRRGHAVPAAVLSRDVSLRYESSPEVEAVWTSLYAGDENAELARLGEALTDVAELVWRWRNDHLVATRRAMGAKTGTGGSAGVAWLEKRAQKNVFPELWTARSHV, encoded by the coding sequence ATGTCGTCCCAGCAGGCTCAGCCCGCAGAGGCTCAGGAGCCCGAGACCCCGCATCTCGACTTCCAGGGAACCACGCCGTACGAGGACTACGTACAGGCGGACGTCCTCACCCACCTCCAGCACACCCGCTCCGACGACCCCGGAGAGATGGTCTTCCTCGTGACCACCCAGGTCATGGAGCTGTGGTTCACGGTCATCGTCCACGAGTGGGAGACCGCGGCGAACGCGCTCCGCGAGGACCGGGTGCCGGTCGCGGTGGCTGCGCTGAAGCGGTCCGTACGGGAACTGGAGGCGCTGAACGCCTCCTGGCGGCCCCTCGCCGGACTCACGCCGGCCCAGTTCAACTCGTACCGCGGCGCCCTCGGCGAAGGCTCCGGCTTCCAGTCCGCGATGTACCGCCGGATGGAGTTCCTGCTCGGCGAGAAGTCCGCGTCCATGCTGGTCCCGCACCGGGGCGCGCCGCGCGTCCACGCGGAGCTGGAGAAGGCGCTGCACGAACCGAGCCTGTACGACGAGGTGTTGAGGCTGCTGTCGCGGCGCGGGCACGCGGTCCCGGCGGCGGTCCTTTCGCGCGACGTGTCGCTGCGCTACGAGTCCTCGCCGGAGGTGGAGGCGGTGTGGACGTCGTTGTACGCGGGCGACGAGAACGCCGAACTCGCCCGTCTCGGCGAGGCGTTGACGGACGTCGCGGAACTGGTGTGGCGATGGCGCAACGACCATCTCGTCGCCACGCGCCGTGCGATGGGCGCGAAGACGGGCACCGGCGGCTCCGCCGGGGTGGCCTGGCTGGAGAAGCGGGCGCAGAAGAACGTGTTCCCCGAGCTGTGGACGGCGAGGTCCCATGTCTGA
- a CDS encoding DUF3151 domain-containing protein gives MTIHENLLGGPPPTNLPDYPEPRELLANGTAPADVAAKYPTSSLAWAQLADEAYERGSVVESYAYARTGYHRGLDSLRRSGWKGHGPVPWEHEPNRGFLRALHGLARAAQAIGEQEEYERCSQFLKDSSPTAAQTLG, from the coding sequence ATGACGATTCACGAGAACCTCCTCGGGGGACCGCCCCCGACCAACCTCCCCGATTACCCGGAGCCCCGCGAGCTCCTCGCGAACGGCACGGCCCCCGCCGACGTCGCCGCCAAGTACCCGACCTCCTCCCTCGCCTGGGCCCAGCTCGCCGACGAGGCCTACGAGCGAGGCAGCGTCGTCGAGTCGTACGCCTACGCCCGTACCGGCTACCACCGCGGCCTGGACTCCCTGCGCCGCAGCGGCTGGAAGGGCCACGGCCCGGTCCCCTGGGAGCACGAGCCGAACCGCGGCTTCCTGCGTGCCCTGCACGGCCTCGCCCGCGCCGCACAGGCGATCGGCGAGCAGGAGGAGTACGAGCGCTGCAGCCAGTTCCTGAAGGACTCCTCGCCCACGGCGGCGCAGACGCTGGGCTAG